The Gopherus flavomarginatus isolate rGopFla2 chromosome 20, rGopFla2.mat.asm, whole genome shotgun sequence region TGTGCTTCTCCCGGAACTCGTTCAGCTCCTGGCCCTTTGCCTGCAACTGCTGGGTCAGGGTCTCGATGATTTTGTTGATCTGCAGGGTTGGAAGCAGGGAGGGAGtcaatcagggctggggtgcagggtgggcacCGGCACGCACCTCCCTCCACTCTCctagggtgggcaaactttttggcctgagagccacatctgggaataggaaccgtatggcaggccatgaatgctgacaaaattggggttggagtgtgggagggggtgagggctctagggataaggagtttggggtgtaggagggtgctctggggctgggaccgggactgaggggtttggagggaaggagggggatcagggctggggcaaggatttGGGGCATGTGGaggatcaggggtgcaggctccgagcaGAGTTTACCtcaagcagtggcatgtcccttctctggccccatccgcaggcaccgccccgGCAGATCCCACTGGAgtgcataggagccggagcagGGCTATGCCGTGGCTTCCAGGAGCCGCGTGGGACAGCCTCCGACCCAGCGCCCTGGCTTGAGTGCCGGAGTGGGGCCAAGCCACGTGGTGCAGCCTCTGACCAATGctccggagcagggcaagccccagaccccactccccagcaggagctcataGGCTGCCTTAAAACAGATCTGGCCCGggtgccatagtttgcccacccctggtctattgCAACCCCAGGCTGAACAGTGCCATCCGCTCCTCTCCATGTATGATGGCAGGGTCACTTAACCCCAGGCTGGTGTGTATGGCCAGAAACCCCTTCACCTCCCCCAGGAGTTACCACACTGGCCAGGAGTGGGACATTGCAGGGGAGCGTATGGCAGCGGGTCAGTCAGTTAGCGAGGGGACAGCAGCTGTGGTCACTATGAGGCAGGCACTGCTACTCCCAGCTCCCTGAAGGGGAAAGGGAAGCAGTCAGCACAGCCCTGCCAGAGACCAATGATTAAAATTAGGAATTGAGAAAAGCCCAAGGACAGGAAcctggatgcctgggttctgttcctgtctCAGTTACTGACTCGCTGCGACAGCCCGACCTGGAAAAACGTGGGAACTgtgatattttaatgaaaaagacATGCGACTCAATGTCCCCACTCACACTCTGTGCTACGCCCTGGGTTTGAAAGGGTTAATTGCTCCTTTGGGACAAAGGATGGCTGGGTAGGGTCTCTCTGGGACCCAAGGCCGGGAGGTTCCACAGGGGCCAAACTCCCCCTGAAATCCAGAGGACACTGATCCTCTCCAGCTCCCACACAGAGTCCCATGGAGAGGGGCCCggcacctccccactcccagacACGACGCCCCGTCCACCCCTGCACTAATCACGTCACCTGCATTACCTGCTCTTTGttgctctccagggcagggaggaCCTCCTTGACGGTGCGCTCCACCAGCACCCCCCCCACCATGCGGTAACACTTGCGGGTGGGGTCCACGTCTCGCAACGTGTCAATGACCAGGCTGTGGGAAAGGCAGACGCTGCTGAAGTCCCTCCAGACACCATGGAGACCATACGGCCAGGGCTGCAGATCCATAAGGCCTGGCCACGCGGGATAGTCTCAGGCCCACCTTACCCTATACCCAGGTCTCTGCGTTCAGAGTCACGATGGGATCAGGGCCTAAAGCAAGCCCCACATGCCAAGGCCAAAGCCCTACATCTCCACCAGATGCCGTCACCATCACCCTGACTATGGCTGGTAAAGCCCATTAGGCCAGTGATTATTTCCAACAGCACGTCGGTTCTTTGAGTGCCTTCTCCCAAGGTCCCAGCTCTCATCATGATCTCCAGGCAGCCTGGCCCAgaacctccctccctccttccaccccCCACCAGGGGGGTGACTCATTTCTTTGGCTGCTGGGCTGTTCTCCAGGCTCCCTTTCTCACCCAGCTACAGCCCCCAACGACCTGgactccagctctgcccccctcccttccccatctgGCCCCACTGACCAGTCCAGGGAGCACACAGTGGAATCCAATTCAGGATTCCCTGCAGGGGGAGCTGGCGGGCaagaggcagcagcaggcaggTGCTCGCGGGGAGCTGAAAAGGATGGCCGTCTTGGGGTGCcagctgggacttgggagaccccaGTTCAACTCCTGACTCCACCAGAGTCCCTGTGCGACCCTGGGCCAAGCCCTCAGCATCTCTAAGCCTCAGAGATTGATTGGGGTTCTGtgcaagagcaggggtggggcccatCTTATCATGCACGGCCCAAACAGAGAGCCAACAAGATCAGGGCCacgcagggccacccagagggggggcaagtggggcaatttgccccaggccctggaccccacaggagcccccacgagagtttttcggggcccctggaacgggatccttcactcactccaggggccccagaaaactcttgtagggcctgggcccctggagcttcttccgctccgggtcttcagcggcggggggggtccttccgcccccgaattactgccgaagacccggcacttcggcggcaggtcctgcttcggcagtaattcgatggcggtgcccccccccccccgggtcttcggggcacttcggcagcgggtcccggaatggaagggtccctcgccgccgaagaccccaggccccctgattcctctgggcggccctggggccaCGCCGTGCCCAGCTCGGCCCTGTGCTGAGCCGTGGGGGATCCGGGAGAAGGGCCACGTGCGGCGCAGCGGGGAgcccccagggcacagctggagctccaggcgAGGCCACGGCGGCTGCCCCAGGCTGGCAGGTCGGAGGGCAGctcaaggcaggggagggggcccgATCCTGCCCCCACCTGTGCTCgttcagctccagctccagctccgccGCCTTCGAGGCCAGGCCCCGCTGCTCCTGCCGCAGCCGGTTGAACCCGGCCACCACCTGCAGGGAGACGGGAGGGTCAGTCGGGAATGAGGGCGAGGGGGGAACCCACTCAATATACACCCCCCTTCGAGTGTGATGGGCCCGCCCagcacacagacacacccctccAAATCGGGTGGGATGGGCTCGCCCAGCGcacacccccccaaaaaatcggGAGGGACGGGCTCGCCCAGCACACCCCCCTCCCATCGGGTGGGATGAGCTCGCccagcgcgcacacacacactccccccaaATCGGGTAGGATGGGCTCGCCCAGCgcgcagacacacacaccccccccgaaAAACCGGGAGGGATGGGCTCGCCCAGCACACCCCTCTCCCATCGGGTGGGATGGGCTCGCCCAGAGCGCGCGCggaagcgcacacacacacggcccccctcccccatcaggtGCGATGGTCCCGCCCGGTACCTGCTCCGCCGTCAGGGCTTTGCCGGTGGACGGGGCTGTCGCTCCGCTCTTGCTCTTTCCGCTGTCCGCCATCTTCCCGCCAGTTCTGCGCATGCTCCGTTCCTCCCGACGTCCGGGGTCACGACCTCCCCCGGCCGGAAAGAAGAGGCCTTTGGGCGCCATATTTGTGTGGGGCACGTGCCCCTAACGCCGCTCCTGGGCCGCCGCCGGCGATAGGGGCCCTTCCGGCTCGGCCCCTCGCTGGCTTCCGGCGGCATCGGTCCGGGGGAGCCAGGAGCGGCCTCTCCTGCCGCCGGCTGCCCTGGGCCTGAGGAGCCGGGTCGCCCCGTCCCCGCGGCCTGCTCCATGTAAggggggggccggggcctggcCGGCAGCGCGGGCGGGTTCGGCCGGGGGGGGCGCTGCCCTggggggtcaccctgggggccggggcctggcagGCAGTGCGGGTGGGTTCGGCCAGTGGGGGGCGCTGCCTtgggggggggtcaccctggggtCCGGGGCCTGGCCGGCAGCGCGGGTGGGTTCGGCCAGTGGGGGGCGCTGCCTtgggggggggtcaccctggggtCCGGGGCCTGGCCGGCAGCGCGGGTGGGTTCGGCCAGTGGGGGGCGCTGCCctgggggggtcaccctgggggccggggcctggcagGCAGTGCAGGTGGGTTCGGCCAGTGGGGAGCGCTGCCCTGGGGGGACGGAGTGGGGGGGGGCATGAGGCAATagggcagggcgctgccctggggggggtcaccctgggggctggggccggggcctggcAGGCAGCGCGGGTGGGTTCGGCCGGGGGGGGCGCTGCCCTggggggtcaccctgggggccggggcctggcagGCAGTGCGGGTGGGTTCGGCCAGTGGGGGGCGCTGCCTtgggggggggtcaccctggggtCCGGGGCCTGGCCGGCAGCGCGGGTGGGTTCGGCCAGTGGGGGGCGCTGCCCTGGGGGGACGGAGTGGGGGGGGGCATGAGGCAATAGGTCAGGGCGCTGCCctgggggggtcaccctgggggccggggcctggcagGCAGTGCAGGTGGGTTCGGCCAGTGGGGGGCGCTGCCctgggggggtcaccctgggggcCGGGGCCTGGCCGGCAGTGCGGGTGGGTTCGGCCAGTGGGGGGCGCTGCCCTGACGGGACGGAGCAGCCGGTGCGGGGCACGAGGCAATAGGGTGGGGCTGGCCCAAGAGCCCCTGGTGGGGGCGGCCTCTGCTCCTGTGGCTTTTGTCTGTCCGGTGCTGCCCGTTTCCTTTGCAATCAGGAGCAGGTCTCATCTCGCCATCGCATTTCTGTCCTTCCAGAGGCCAAGATTTCGGTGCAGCAAAATatagggcctgggcctgggctttTCCATTACAAACTCTGCTCCCGTCGAAGCCGGCAGCCCCCGGGAGAACTGCAGACCTGGTGTCAATCCCCAGAGCCCCACGGGTCAGAGTTGAACGGGGAAGGGACTTTGCGTCAAACTGTTTAAAGCTCAGACTTGTGTTGACGCCATTTTGACTTCAACAGCAAATGCACGTCTTGGCTAACGGAAGCCTTTCTTAACAACACCCCTGCCCTTCGATGCCGTTGTTTGAGCTCTCTGCTCTCCAAAGAGTCTTATGCCATCATGCTTGTTGCCGGCATAGGAGCGTCTGCTGATCCGGCATTAAGCAATTGTCGGGCATCTGGCACATGTGGTTTGTTCTCTCACACTCTCCCTTGGAGAATTAGTGTGTGCAGTGGATGGTTTTGCTTTGGTAAGATTTGCTCTTATGGTTGGAGGCAGGTTGTTGGGGGTATTTTCACATGCAGGTTGCTCTGTTTTTGTGTTGTTGAAGACAAGTTCAAAGTTCACTGAGCAAATATCACTGAACCCTCCCATAGCATCTTCAACCAGACTTGACCTCCCTGCTGTTGCTGAGATAAACCACTGAACAGCAAGAAACTGGTTTCTTGCCTCTGGCTGCCTGAGCCACCTTCTTGGGGCCATGTTTCTAGGATGGTTAGTCCAGGAAGCTTCTCAGGTCAGATGTTCAGGGAAAGTGGCTGCAAAAGGGACATGAATCTGGATGAAGGAGTATTGATGTTTGTTGGCACAGGTATTTTGGAAAGCTTCTCGAGGACTGTGCCAAGCTGTGATACTGAGTGCCAGGCTGGTGTGTGATGGTACGGTTGTTCATGAGcacagaatcagagaatatcagggttggaagggacctcaggaggtcatctagtccaaccccctgctcaaagcaggaccagtctccAACTAAATCAAGCATTTGGGctggccgggctggtgtgttgtGGTAGGGGTGTTTGTGAGCACTATGCTGGTGTGTTGTGGTAGGGGTGTTTGTGAGCACCATGCTGGTGTGTTGTGGTAGGGGTGTTTGTGAGCACTAGGCTGGCTGTGTTCGTTTGTTGTGGTAGGGTTGTTCCTGAGCTCTGTGCTGGTGTGTTGTGATAGGGTTcttcacattattattatttattattttctattGAAAAGGGAGACACTGATCTTCTTTTAaatcattccccctccccccggccctcACCTCCACCCATCACCCCGGGCCCCCATCAGCAGGCAGCATCAGGCTTCCGAGGAGGGGGGGTTAGTCTGGGCCTCTTGCATAAGCGGTTAAACAGAATCATTAACCCCTCTTTTCCTGTGCATCCCCCAGGCTAAGAGCAGTGATCCAGACCCCCCTGGGCCCACTGCATCGTGCCTTTCGCCAGGCTCCCGGGAGGCAACTGCGAAGGATCCCATCCTGCACAGCCAGCCGCAGGTACGATCGGCATGGTTGtgggg contains the following coding sequences:
- the PFDN2 gene encoding prefoldin subunit 2, whose amino-acid sequence is MAPKGLFFPAGGGRDPGRREERSMRRTGGKMADSGKSKSGATAPSTGKALTAEQVVAGFNRLRQEQRGLASKAAELELELNEHSLVIDTLRDVDPTRKCYRMVGGVLVERTVKEVLPALESNKEQINKIIETLTQQLQAKGQELNEFREKHNIRVMGEDDQKPPPKESADGAGAKTSSAGVLVS